AATCTGCAGGTCTTTGAAAAAATTGCAGGGCTTCAAAAATCTGCTGGTCCTCGAATAAAAaattgcaggtcttcaaatAAAGCTGCAggtcttcataaaaaaaatctgcaggtcttcaaataTAAATAAGCTGCAGAGCTTCAacaaatctgcaggtcttcaaataAACTGCAGAGCTTCataaaaaaatctgcaggtcttcaaataAACCGCAGAACTTCAATCTTCAGACATGGATCTCACGATTGTTGGagatcataaaaaaaagaatacacgAAAGGAGGTAAGATTATGGGCAGGTACTAGATCATTATGAGATCACCTCAAAGTACCGCCtccataaaagaagaagaagagaagagagaaggctttagggtttcggtgggtttagggttttaggaagGGGAAGATGAGTGGGAGCAGAATTCAATCTCAAATAGAGAGATCGATATTGGGATGTGAGAATTATCTCTCAGGTATCGTTttcagctttgataccatgaagaaataatgataataatggcTTGTGTAGAGCAatgagccctccacgatttatttataatagtaaatccataaGAAACCAATTACAATTAGAACTCTAACTCTAACTAGCTGACTAGGCAACATAGTATAGCTAGGAATAGGAATAAACAactaaatagaaaaaacaaCCTCATGGGTCGACCATATATCATGGGTCAACCCATGTCTCACGGAAAGCCCATGTTCCAACAATGATGAATATCAACATCCAACCGTATGTGAAAACTCTAAAATTAATTCCTTTGATAATCGAAGGCTGAAACTGTTGCTGGAGATGCTTCTGCATCAGCATCAGAATCCCTCTTGATAACTGTTTGGGGATGCATTTGAATACTTAATTCAACATAAAATGTGATAATAATCCTCCGCAGTCCTAGTATGCAGGAGATTGCTCATTGGTTAAATGGAAATGAATTGTTGGTTTCTTGTAGTGCAGACAATTTCTTTGTTTGTGTGGTTAAGAAAATTTCAGGGTAGCAAACATTATCTAGAATTTCTCTTAGATTCGAACCCATAGCTGATGATGGAACTAGAAtagatatttttttgtttcctacTCACACGAGCGCATATCCTTGCTTTTCTATAAATCTCTAATTCTGATCTTCCTCCCCAATCTCAAGTTTCATCCCAGCGGAATGCCAAAATTAGAGGCCAATCTCCCTATAAACtaaatccaaacaaaaaaatgcaAGACCTCTAAAACATTCCGACCCTTAATTCGAGAGGTTGTATCAACAATTTCTACATTTTGGGCCCTTGTCTTCATCGTAAAAAATAACCTCACGTTCCTTAGCTTCCTAATCCTCATTGGGCTTGAGAAACCAATTTGTTGTACTGAGTACTGATACTTCCTTTTTCCATACAGATGTTCTTGACATCTTcaataattttatttgtttctttgtgtTTTGCATGTTTATCtgcctttctttttggggtgggggggggtagGGGGCCTTCACTGCATTATTGATTTcaaaaggagagagagtatGATTAACTACTTCTATTTCTTTAGGTGACAGGGAGCCTTTGGGTCCTGAATATACACATGAGAAGGAGAATTCTCCATCATGGAAAGAGATGCTGGAATTGTGTTCCCCTTCAACTGGTTCTGATTCTCGAGAGAAACTTTTCAACAGATTGGATGGAAAGGTGAGTTACATAAAATATTACtctgttttatttgttttagctATTGATTTTCCTCCTATCTCAGATCCATCAAACTTTCTGCCTTTACTAAAATTCCTACCAAAAAATGAATACTATACTTATGTTTCTCTTAGTAGACTCGCCATTACACTTCTGTAATATCCAATTTCCTGATTTTCTGGATAAGGAAGTTGTTATGCATTATATTGTGCAAATTCTCAACTGATTGGGATGTTTGTGCTGATACAGACACTACAGGAAAAGCCTCTGTCCCCAGAGAGGGGAACAATTTTGGGGAATCCAGTTAGACAGCAGGAAATCAGGTCTTCTCAGTGGTTGGATTTTGGTGGAAATAATTCAGAAAATAGGGCGAATTACTGCACAACTTCTGAGAGTGATTTAAGCTTACAAATGCAACTTTCAGCTGCTAGGGAGTTTCTATTAGGCTCTGACAATTCTCTTGTATCTGCAACTTTAAGAACATTGCCTCAAGTAGTAGAAAACTCCAAAAGATCTTCATATTCTTCAGGAACAACTGTTCACAAAGCCAACCCTAACTCTTATACATTGTGGTTTGACCAAGAAAATCATCTTGAAGTTCCTCTGGATGGAGATTCAAGTTTGACCATTGCACAGAAACAAAGATTTACTATTTGTGAAATATCGCCAGAATGGGGATATGACACTGAGGCTACCAAGGTATATTCCATGAATTCCTGCATCTAGTCGTGCTCCTCTCTGAATAATAATTTCTGGTTTCCCCATTGTAAAGCTAAACTGTTTTCAAACTCAATGGCTTGAATCATCAAATTTTTTATCCAGAAACTTGGATTGGATTTCGTGATTAGTTGTTTCTGTACATGTGTGGACCCAATGTCAATTATTAAATGAACTTTAACCCCACATATCATGGATGTGATCCATCAACTCATTCATCTAGATGATTGGAGTGGTGGTCACTTCTTCAATGTTGCATAGGCATAACAACTGACTAAACACTTGTTGACCGTATGGTATCTTCGTGTGTTATCTCTTGTTATTGATATAAAATATATGGCCGCTTATATTTAGATTAAAATTTCCTTTATGACCCATTAagataaggctgtgtacatgGCCCTAAATATCTGCAACATGGCAGCCTAGTTGGCCCTCAAATTTCTTGGACCTGTTGTATAAGTTAACATGTTTCCATCTATCCACCATAGTAGTTTTAGCCCAACGCATTTTCCTACATGGAAATATAGAGCTTTAAAAACTGGTTGAGAAGTCAACTTTGGAAACTTTGTTCAACAGCCAAAGATAAGAGGATAAAGTTAAATATATGTCAGCCATGTGGTTGAGATAGGACCTGTAATTTGACACGTGGCTAATCCTAGGTGTATATTACCCATCCAACAGTTGGTTTGACCAGATCTGCCCTCTGCATGGCTAAAATGGTGGGCTGTTAAGATGAGCTTTTCCTATTGAGGAATACAAGGggcattttcttatttttacaAGGAATGATTTGTAGCAGATGTGAGCACATTCTTTTGACTTTTGAACTGTCAAATTGGATGTCAATACAAGGTCTattgacataaatgccctcTGAATTCCAATCCAAGTGGTGAAAGAGCTGATGGCATCTACCCACATTCTTACGAAATCATTGATCAATGATCATGGACCCAACCCCAAGTTACATGAGACAatgcccaagaaaaaaaaagctatTAAACATTATTTTAGGTGCTTTTTGATAGTCAAGATTTCAAATTCTATAAAGGTCCTTAGAGACCTTTGTAGGGCAAAATATATCGTACACTACCTTATGTAGCTTGCAACTGCGTCACATCTTTCCCTTTTACTTCATTTTTTCTGTACATGTATATTAGAAATCCTACTTTTTGTCACACCATTATTGTGTGTTGGAGTGATAAATGAACTTCTCATGCTAATCAATTTAAACTTTCTGATTGATGAATCACCACTCGATTGCTGTGTATCGCTATTTACTAACAATCTTACCCAAGTGCCTATTTATAGGTCAACTAAATCAtggattcccccccccccaaataaaaaaatgaaacctattaataaaataatgagGATCGTCAAGCTCATGTGACATGAATTACAAGCAATATAAAGACGGTATTGAACAGTTGGGATCAGTTTGAGTTCAAACATTATTGATAACAGAAGAACTGTATAATTGAGCTGTAAACATTATTGGTAAGGAAGAACTGTATGATTTTGCTGTGATGAGCACTATACTatcattttcctattttttttctgaaCCCCCTGTCAAAGTTGTCAATATTTCAATCAACTAGTGTTTCAAAGTCTTAAAAAATCTAAAGATAGAAGTACTTGATGCAGGTCATTATTACTGGATCTTTTTTATGTGATCCATCAGAGTTTGCATGGAAATGTATGTTTGGCGAAACTGAAGTTCCCATAGAAATCATTCAAGAAGGTGTTCTTCGTTGTAAAGCTCCTCCACATGGTCCTGGAAAAGTCAGTCTCTGCATCACATGTGGCAATAGGGAATCCTGCAGCGAAATCAGGGAATTTGAATACTGTATCAAGCAAAGGAGCTGTACTCATTGTGATTTACCCTTGACAGAAGTAACTAAAAGCACAGAAGAACTGCTACTCCTTGTAAGGTTTGCACAGATGCTTCTGTATGATCCATTGGCTCAAAGAGAAGATAGTGTTGAGTCAGGAATTGATGTACTGAGAAAAATGAAAGTTGATGAAGATCCATGGGGACATATTATAGAGAAACTCTTAGTTTGCAGTGAGACTCCATTGCGTACCATGGATTGGCTTGTTCAAGAACTTTTGAAAGACAAGTTGCAGCGGTGGCTTTTGTCCAAATACCAGGAAGAAAGTGACACACCTGGTTGTTCCCTGGCCAAGAAAGAGCAAGGGATAATACATATGGTAGCTGGGTTGGGCTTCGAGTGGGCCTTAAACCCAATTCTTAACTCTGGGATCAGTATAAATTTCCGTGATGTTAATGGTTTGACTGCTCTTCATTGGGCTGCACGGTTTGGAAGGTAAATTTAAAAGTTCATTTTCTTTCCTGTACAATAGGTTTTCCTTGCTTCAAGCCTTCATATTCTGCCTTGTGATGCGTTCAAGTAAGGGTTtggcattgaggcttacactcTAAATGCCTAAGGCACGCATGATGATCATTCCCGAAAATTTAGAGGCTTTTCTAATATTTGAGACTCCTTGTGCTTCATacattaaaatccaaaatgatATTCTTGTCAATTTACTCGATGCTATAACTTAACATATAATTTGTACTAGTAAAAAATCTTCACACTGTTCTAATTTATTTTAACTAGATGTTGATTTGTGGAGCATTGGTGTTTTCCTACAGTATGCGTAGAAAtgcagcctttttttttttttaaatcttaaatAAACTAATTTGAAATTTCTAGAATTATGCCATCTCAATTAATACTTATTGAAAGATAAAGGGGTATAACAATCTACAGTATGTGTGGAAATGCagccttttttaaaaaaaaatcttaaatacTACTAATTTGAAATTTCTACAATTATGCCATCTCAATTAATACTTATTGAAAGATAAAGGGGTATAACAATCTACAGTATGTGTGGAAAtgcaacccttttttttttaataatcttAAATACTACTAATTTGAAATTTCTACAATTATGCCATCTCAATTAATATTTATTGAAAAATAAAGGGGTATTACAATCTATGTATGGCATTTATCttcatattttcttattttttgttagaAGAAATTTAAAGTTGTGAAGTTAGTGGCTCCCACTCTAGGCAAATGAAATGTCTCACATCATGTCCTAGTGTAGGGGAACACTGTTATAGGTCCCTAATCTAAAAGGCACCAATTACGTGTCAAGAAGTCCACTGGTAGTCTACAATCCGTATCGCAGTGTCTGTTTCACTCATGCAGCCTTGGACCCATGAAAAAGAAGTGGTCCCTACAActtaactcaactcaactcaaagtcaaatcaactcaactaagccgtATGCCTacaaaatggggttggctacacaaACCCTATTTTGCCATTCAATTTTATTCAGAGCCATACTTCTAGTCAACCTTTAAGCCATGCATATCTTTTCTCGCCATTTCTTCCAAAGTCATTTTTGGTCTGCCCCTAATCTAAGATTGGGCCCTTTCTGTTGCATTATTAAAAGCTATTAGGTTCAGAAGTTGAAGGTATATTAAGTGTGACTTTTCATCAAGATGGGGCTCCTAGACCAATGTTCAAGAAGTTCAGTGATTTAATCCAAACCAAAGAGAACAGCAAGTCAGAAATTAGAATCTTGAATTCTTATACAACTGAAATACTGTCCTTGTGTGCAGGGAAAAAATGGTTGCCATGCTTCTAGCTGCTGGTGCATCAGCAGGTGCTGTGACAGATCCCACCCCACAAGATCCAACAGGTCAAACCCCAGCGTCCATTGCTGCTGCCAACGGCCACAAAGGACTTGCTGGATATCTCTCTGAGGTGGCTCTAACTAGCCATCTTTCATCCCTGAAACTGGAAGAAACTGAGCTTTCTAAAGGTGCAGCTGCTCTGGAGGCAGAAATAACTGTGCAGAGCATCTTGAACGAGAGCCTTGATGCCACAGAGGATCAGCTTTCACTCAGAGATTCCCTTGCTGCAGTTCGAAATGCAGCTCAGGCT
The nucleotide sequence above comes from Telopea speciosissima isolate NSW1024214 ecotype Mountain lineage chromosome 3, Tspe_v1, whole genome shotgun sequence. Encoded proteins:
- the LOC122656701 gene encoding calmodulin-binding transcription activator 4-like, giving the protein MQSGFEINALVQEAQNRWLKPAEVLFILQNHEDHQITQDAPQQPPGGSLFLFNKRVLRFFRRDGHTWRKKKDGRTVGEAHERLKVGNVEALNCYYAHGEQNPNFQRRSYWILDPAYEHIVLVHYREVSEGRHNAGSGSYLSPGLPSTPSQSTSPYSAQNPGSFSGTSELYEPSRSSISRGSVEVSSESVIRSTELDPLDIMERSGEFSSSSEPEVNHALRRLQEQLSLGDDDFAEELSSYCTQKEKSKDSGFLDSEVKGSKQDEFEVLLHGSEYKKHNLNYSGNAAGLENSNNHLLPQNAGDREPLGPEYTHEKENSPSWKEMLELCSPSTGSDSREKLFNRLDGKTLQEKPLSPERGTILGNPVRQQEIRSSQWLDFGGNNSENRANYCTTSESDLSLQMQLSAAREFLLGSDNSLVSATLRTLPQVVENSKRSSYSSGTTVHKANPNSYTLWFDQENHLEVPLDGDSSLTIAQKQRFTICEISPEWGYDTEATKVIITGSFLCDPSEFAWKCMFGETEVPIEIIQEGVLRCKAPPHGPGKVSLCITCGNRESCSEIREFEYCIKQRSCTHCDLPLTEVTKSTEELLLLVRFAQMLLYDPLAQREDSVESGIDVLRKMKVDEDPWGHIIEKLLVCSETPLRTMDWLVQELLKDKLQRWLLSKYQEESDTPGCSLAKKEQGIIHMVAGLGFEWALNPILNSGISINFRDVNGLTALHWAARFGREKMVAMLLAAGASAGAVTDPTPQDPTGQTPASIAAANGHKGLAGYLSEVALTSHLSSLKLEETELSKGAAALEAEITVQSILNESLDATEDQLSLRDSLAAVRNAAQAAARIQSSFRAHSFRKRQQREAGTAAASVDGYDITADNIHEISAASKLAFRSLRDHKLDTAALSIQKKYRGWKGRKDFLALRRKVVKIQAHVRGHQVRKKYKVIIWAVGVLDKVVLRWRRRGVGLRGFRPESESIEDSEDEDILKVFRKQKVDAAINEAVARVLSMVESPKARQQYRRMLESYRQAKAELIGETSEASSVPQYDVDDMENDYMYQFPQEF